In the genome of Metabacillus litoralis, the window TATTAATATGATTTTGGCTCGTGAGTTAGGGGAAGAGGGTATGGGCTTATATATGTCCATTTTACCGATTATCTTTTTTATTGTTATTATTGCCAGTTTAGAGCTGCCGATTTCTATTTCAAAATTTGTTGCTGAAAAGCAACGCGAAACACATTACTATATGTTAAAACATACTCTTTTGCTGACGATTATTTTTACATGTTTATTTGTTGCAGCTGCTGTACTAACCTTTCCGCACTTACCATTTTTAAATACCTACCATCCATATGTTAAGTGGTTGTTCGTCATTCTCATACCTGTTGTTTCATTTACATCGATTGCAAGAGGTTATTTTATGGGAGTACAACACATGGGGAAGATTGCATTTTCAAATTTTCTGAAAAAACTAGTCCAACTTGGTATTCTTTATTGGGTCTATCAATCCTTTCAGTTTCAAATTGAGCTAGCACTGTTGATTGCTTTAGCTACATTAATTGGAAGTGAACTACTTGTGAGTGCATATTTAATCGCTGTCTATTTTATGGAATACCAAGTACTTAGCAAGGAAAATCATAAATTCATACGCGGTGATAAAGTGAGGAAGGCTCTTTTTTCCGTTTCTTTTCCAACTACAGGTTTGAGGCTTTTTCATTCTTTTACACATGCTATTCAACCATTCTTAGTAAAGGGTGCTTTAGTAGCTGCTGGCTTTTCAAGTGTCATGGCCAATGAACATTATGGAATGTTAGCTGGTGTGGCTATGTCAATTGGATTTTTTCCAGCTTTTATTGGACATTCTTTAATGGTCATGCTGATCCCGAATGTATCAGAAGCCTATGCAAATAACGATAATAACAAGTTAGTACGATTGTTGCAGCAGTCAATGGTCATTACATTACTTTATGGATCTATTTCCGTTTTTGTCATGTATATGTTTGCAGAACCACTTTCCCGCTTATTTTTTGATTCTTCAACTGCAGCTTTTTATTTAAAACTATTATGGCCGTACTTTCTTTTCCATTTTTTCATCATTCCTATGCAAGCCTATCTGATTGGTTTGGGGCTCGTCAAGGATGCCCTTTTTCATACTGTATGGTCCCATATCATATCGTTTGGGATGATGTATGTATTAGGTTCTATGGAAGTCCTGCAAATGAAAGGAATTATTTTGGGGATGAACATGGGAGCTGTGCTACTTATGCTCATGCATTACGTAACAATCTGCAATAAGCTTGAAGTAAGTGTGTATTTTATGAAAAAAAGATATACGTATTAATTGGAGGTGAAATATGAGTAAAGGATCAAAAAATAAAATCCTTTATTCATATTTTTTTGTTTTATGGTAAAAGTAAGCAGAGGATAATATCTTCATGAGGGTGATTTAATGAATAAATATAGCCTGTTTCTCAAGATACTACTCATCATTTTTATTATTTTTCCTGTTTATTCCGATAGCTCGCTCGCTCTTGAAAAAGGAGAAAAAGCAATTGATTTTACATTAAAAACAACAGAAGATGAGAAATTAAATTTGGGAAATTTGAAAGGAAATGTTTTGGTTCTTACTTTTTGGACTACATGGTGTTCTTATTGTCAGGAAGAAATGGCAGAATTAAAGAAGTTTTACAAAGAAAAAAAATTGGAGGGCATTGAGATAATTGGGGTTAATATTACATCTGCAGAAAACAGTCAAAAAGAAGTGATCCAATTTGTTCAGCAATCAAAATTACCTTTTCCAGTAGTTTTGGATGTAAATGGAGAGGTTTCAAAACGTTATCAAGTCATTGGCATTCCTACGAGTTATATTATAGATGAAAATGGAATGATTAGAGAAAAAGTATTAGGACCAATAACTGCCGAAGTGTTACATCAGGCATTATTAGATCTTTAAACTACTTTAAATTAACTTGATAAATTTACAACTTTTAAATGTTTTGCTTATAGTTGTTTTTCTCACAGAATAATGAAAATTTAATATGATTTAGTTACGGGAGTACAGTTAGTGACAAGGATACTTGCATGATCTGTACTTTCTTTTTTTCGTGGGTAGCACCTTATTTAGAGGGTATTGTTATGAATTAACTTATTTAGATGGTATTGTTATGAATTAACTTATTGAGAATACTTATTATTAATAATAATTATCATTTAATAATTATAATAATTATTACTTGAAAATAAAATATTGTTTGTTATAATCATATTATACTTAATTAATCACGTTTTGTTTGAATAGACCTAGGGAAATTTATAAAAATAAAGACTTTGATTATGAATGTTATTCTCAATTAGAGAGGCGGATGATGATGGAGACAAACACGGTAACTGGAATAAAACATCAAGCAAACACGAAAAATGAAAATCAGTTTCTCAAAAAATGGATGGAACATATAGAGCTTATTAATGCAATCATTTCTGGTATTTTAATAGGTTTTGGATGGTTTTATAACAATCAGGGAAATGAAACAATCGCTATTCCACTTTTTATTTTGGCTTTTATTATAGGTGGATTTGCAAAAGCAAAGGAAGGGATAGAGGAAACAATAGCAGAGAAAAACTTGAATGTTGAGCTGCTAATGATCTTTGCAGCAGTTGGTTCTGCTATTATAGGTTATTGGACAGAAGGTGCCATCCTTATTTTTATTTTTGCTTTAAGTGGTGCATTGGAGACCTATACGATGAATAAAAGCCAACGGGAAATTTCCGCATTAATGAGTTTGCAGCCTGAAGAGGCAGTGCTGTTAGTTGACGGAAGGGAAAGTCGAGTTCATGTATCTTCTTTAGATATTGGTGATACGATTTTAGTTAAACCTGGGGAAAGAATTGCAACAGATGGTTTTATTTTGTCTGGTAAAACAAATATAGATCAATCAGCTATTACAGGAGAGTCTATGCCTGTTGAAAAAGGTATAAATGATGAAGTATATGCTGGTACAGTTAATGGAAATGGGTCCATTACTGTATCTGTTTCGAAAAAAAGTACAGAAACAATGTTTCAAAAAATATTAGATCTAGTTCAATCTGCACAATCGGAAAAATCACCTTCACAACAATTTATTGAACGTTTTGAAGGCACATATGTAAAAGGAGTTTTACTATTAGTTGCTGCGATGATGGTATTACCACACTTTTTATTAGGGTGGACATGGAACGAAACAATATATCGAGCACTTGTCTTGATGGTGGTGGCATCACCTTGTGCTTTAGTTGCATCGATTATGCCGGCAACATTATCAGCTATTTCAAACGGGGCAAGAAATGGTCTTTTATTTAAAGGCGGTATGCATTTAGAGAGTTTAAGTAGAACAAATGTTGTTGTATTTGATAAAACAGGAACCTTAACAAAAGGCGAGCCAGCTGTTACAAATCTGATTACGTCTGAAAATGTGAATCTTGAAGAATTCTACGAAGCAGTTCACTCGATTGAAAATCAATCAACACATCCACTTGCAAAAGCTATTGTTTCCAAACTTCACAAAGATTACCCAAATCACTCGGCAAAAATGATTTCAGTTGATGAAAAGTCTGGATTTGGTGTAAGTGCAGTTATCAATGGAGTGAATTGGAAAATCGGTAAGTCGGAATTTGTTGGACGTAGTATAGCTGAGGCATATCATGGTGGAATAAGTGAGCAACTTGCTAAAGAGGGAAAAACGATTGTATATGTTCTTCGTAATGATGAAATGGTTGGGCTAATTGCATTAAAGGATGTTGTAAGACAAGAGGCAAAGGCTGCAATTGAAACATTACAGCGAAATGGAATTAAGACAGTTATGTTAACTGGTGATAGCCTTTCAACCGCAGAAGCAATCGCAAACGAATTAAGCGTGGATTTATTTAAGGCTGAATGTTTGCCTGAAGACAAGGTGAAAGAAATTAAAGCGTTAAAAGAGAAATACGGAACAGTAACAATGATTGGGGACGGCATTAATGATGCTCCAGCACTTGCCATTTCTGATGTTGGAATTGCAATGGGAGAAGGTACTGATGTTGCACTGGAAACAGCAGATGTTGTTTTGATGAAAAATGAACTTTCAAAGCTTACAAATGCGTTGGAATTGTCCAAAAAGATGAATAAAATTGTCAAACAAAATATTGTATTTTCAATGTCTGTTATTGGGCTATTAATTTGTTCCAACTTCCTCCAAGTGCTTGATTTACCACTAGGTGTTATTGGACACGAAGGAAGTACCATTTTGGTTATTTTGAATGGATTACGATTATTAAGAGGGATATAGAAAGAGCAAAGAGGGTGATTTCATACACTTAAAAGGGTATAAGTCTCCCTCTTTTTTGTTTCCTACATATTATATTGTTTCTTTAGGTGCATTAACTGCTCCTTCATCTTCATCTGGACGTTTACTAACAATGATATATGAAATAACAAAACAGCAAAAGCCAATAATCCATCCGAAAATCGTACTATAGTAAAAGGTGTCAATTAATGACATTCCTATAAAAGGAGCCATAACCCCTATGATACAAAGTATAGAAACTAAATGACGTTTTACCCAATGAAGCAATACGAACAACTCCTTAGTAGGAAGAAAGATAGACATATAATGTTATTATACAAGAAAAAGAACTTTTGGAGTATCAATGAAATATTAAGAACATGTTACAAATATTAATGATATTTACGGCCTTTCCACATATATCCCTTTTTTATAATTGAAGATTCCATTGAAGAGATTAGTAATGAGATAAAGAATGTTGCAATATTATAGGCATTGCAATACTGATTGATACATTTTGTTTGGTTTTTCGATCAACAAACCCTTTTTGTGAAACAATAAGAATGTAAGGCAAAATATTAAATATAGTAATATAATCTTTAACAAGTAAATTGTATACTTCATAGACGACAAGTAAACCGGGAAAGATATAGAAACAAAAATAAAAGGAAATAAGAATAATAGCTAAAAAACGAGAACGACCAATTCCGATAAAAGTATTTTTTTTAAATCCTTCCCATACTTCTTTATTACTCTTATACATGTAGCATGTAACAAAAGAAGTTATATTTAAAAGAATAACTTTGTAGCCTTGCTTTTTCATAATCCTCGCTAAATGAACATCATCAAGCAAGGAATTTTTAATGGTTTCGTGACCGCCAATAGTAAAATATGCTTGTCGTTCAAATAACATAAACGACCCATGTGCGGCAGCAGCGGAAGACATTTGCGTATAGTTTGCTAAAAGAAGCGGTAAATGGAAATAAATTAAAAAATGTTGCATAGGCACAAGCCATTTTTCTAAAAGATGTTGTACTGGAAAACGTGGAAAGCCAGTGATTAGATGACCTTTTTGTTTATCAAGCATATGAATAACGGATTGAATAACATCTGGATTTAATCGAATGTCTGCATCTAAAAATAAAAAATAATCACCTTTTGCTTTCTTACTTAATTGGTTACATGCATGGACTTTTCCTGTCCAGCCTTGGGGTAATTCAGTTCCATAGAGTAAAGTAAAACGCTTATCGTTCGATATTAAAGACTTAATAATTAATGATGTTCGATCTGATGATTGATCGTCAAGTAAATAAAATTCTAGGTTTTGATACGTTAATTTTTTTAGAGATGTAATAAGCTCCATTACATTGTCTTCTTCGTTGCGTAAGGGTATTAGAATGGAGACAAGTTTATTGTGGTGAATTCTTTGTTTTTTTATTTCAGGCATAAAGAAAGAGTTAAAAATAGTCCAAATTAAAAATAAACTTAGAATGATGATATAGGTAAGCAT includes:
- a CDS encoding glycosyltransferase, producing the protein MLTYIIILSLFLIWTIFNSFFMPEIKKQRIHHNKLVSILIPLRNEEDNVMELITSLKKLTYQNLEFYLLDDQSSDRTSLIIKSLISNDKRFTLLYGTELPQGWTGKVHACNQLSKKAKGDYFLFLDADIRLNPDVIQSVIHMLDKQKGHLITGFPRFPVQHLLEKWLVPMQHFLIYFHLPLLLANYTQMSSAAAAHGSFMLFERQAYFTIGGHETIKNSLLDDVHLARIMKKQGYKVILLNITSFVTCYMYKSNKEVWEGFKKNTFIGIGRSRFLAIILISFYFCFYIFPGLLVVYEVYNLLVKDYITIFNILPYILIVSQKGFVDRKTKQNVSISIAMPIILQHSLSHY
- a CDS encoding TlpA disulfide reductase family protein, encoding MNKYSLFLKILLIIFIIFPVYSDSSLALEKGEKAIDFTLKTTEDEKLNLGNLKGNVLVLTFWTTWCSYCQEEMAELKKFYKEKKLEGIEIIGVNITSAENSQKEVIQFVQQSKLPFPVVLDVNGEVSKRYQVIGIPTSYIIDENGMIREKVLGPITAEVLHQALLDL
- a CDS encoding heavy metal translocating P-type ATPase, encoding METNTVTGIKHQANTKNENQFLKKWMEHIELINAIISGILIGFGWFYNNQGNETIAIPLFILAFIIGGFAKAKEGIEETIAEKNLNVELLMIFAAVGSAIIGYWTEGAILIFIFALSGALETYTMNKSQREISALMSLQPEEAVLLVDGRESRVHVSSLDIGDTILVKPGERIATDGFILSGKTNIDQSAITGESMPVEKGINDEVYAGTVNGNGSITVSVSKKSTETMFQKILDLVQSAQSEKSPSQQFIERFEGTYVKGVLLLVAAMMVLPHFLLGWTWNETIYRALVLMVVASPCALVASIMPATLSAISNGARNGLLFKGGMHLESLSRTNVVVFDKTGTLTKGEPAVTNLITSENVNLEEFYEAVHSIENQSTHPLAKAIVSKLHKDYPNHSAKMISVDEKSGFGVSAVINGVNWKIGKSEFVGRSIAEAYHGGISEQLAKEGKTIVYVLRNDEMVGLIALKDVVRQEAKAAIETLQRNGIKTVMLTGDSLSTAEAIANELSVDLFKAECLPEDKVKEIKALKEKYGTVTMIGDGINDAPALAISDVGIAMGEGTDVALETADVVLMKNELSKLTNALELSKKMNKIVKQNIVFSMSVIGLLICSNFLQVLDLPLGVIGHEGSTILVILNGLRLLRGI
- a CDS encoding polysaccharide biosynthesis protein → MNTFVKGTLMLVIAAFFGECLEFFINMILARELGEEGMGLYMSILPIIFFIVIIASLELPISISKFVAEKQRETHYYMLKHTLLLTIIFTCLFVAAAVLTFPHLPFLNTYHPYVKWLFVILIPVVSFTSIARGYFMGVQHMGKIAFSNFLKKLVQLGILYWVYQSFQFQIELALLIALATLIGSELLVSAYLIAVYFMEYQVLSKENHKFIRGDKVRKALFSVSFPTTGLRLFHSFTHAIQPFLVKGALVAAGFSSVMANEHYGMLAGVAMSIGFFPAFIGHSLMVMLIPNVSEAYANNDNNKLVRLLQQSMVITLLYGSISVFVMYMFAEPLSRLFFDSSTAAFYLKLLWPYFLFHFFIIPMQAYLIGLGLVKDALFHTVWSHIISFGMMYVLGSMEVLQMKGIILGMNMGAVLLMLMHYVTICNKLEVSVYFMKKRYTY